The following proteins are co-located in the Streptomyces bottropensis ATCC 25435 genome:
- a CDS encoding glycerophosphodiester phosphodiesterase: MTALVRHPYLDHPGPIAFAHRGGAADGLENTMAQFRRAVESGYRYIETDVHATLDGKLVAFHDSTLDRMTDGAGRIADLPWKEIRHARVAGAEPVPLFEDLLEAFPEVRWNVDMKAEPALHPLLNLIARTGSWDRVCVGSFSESRVARAQRLAGPRLATSYGTGGVLGLRLRSWGLPAALRRTAVAAQVPETQSGVPVVDRRFVRAAHARGLQVHVWTVNEPQRMHRLLDLGVDGIMTDHIDTLREVLEDRGTWV, encoded by the coding sequence GTGACCGCCCTCGTACGCCACCCCTACCTCGACCATCCCGGCCCGATCGCCTTCGCCCACCGGGGCGGGGCGGCGGACGGCCTGGAGAACACCATGGCCCAGTTCCGGCGGGCGGTTGAGTCGGGTTACCGCTACATCGAGACCGACGTCCACGCCACGCTCGACGGCAAACTGGTCGCCTTCCACGACTCCACCCTGGACCGGATGACCGACGGGGCGGGCCGGATAGCGGATCTGCCGTGGAAGGAGATACGGCACGCGCGCGTGGCGGGTGCCGAGCCGGTGCCTCTCTTCGAGGACCTCCTCGAGGCGTTCCCCGAGGTCCGCTGGAACGTGGACATGAAGGCGGAGCCCGCGCTCCACCCCCTGCTCAACCTGATCGCCCGCACCGGGTCCTGGGACCGCGTCTGCGTCGGCTCCTTCTCCGAGTCCCGGGTCGCCCGCGCCCAGCGCCTCGCCGGACCGCGTCTGGCCACCTCGTACGGCACGGGCGGCGTGCTGGGCCTGCGGCTGCGGTCCTGGGGCCTGCCGGCCGCGCTGCGCCGTACGGCGGTCGCCGCACAGGTGCCCGAAACGCAGTCCGGGGTGCCGGTGGTCGACCGCCGGTTCGTGCGCGCCGCCCACGCGCGCGGGCTGCAGGTCCACGTCTGGACCGTGAACGAACCGCAACGCATGCACCGGCTGCTGGACCTGGGCGTCGATGGCATCATGACCGATCACATCGACACGCTGCGCGAGGTGCTTGAGGACCGGGGGACCTGGGTCTGA
- a CDS encoding YczE/YyaS/YitT family protein gives MPAAQHEPPHDPQPDPQPDPQNRRDGHRPQPRRLGRRLIQLYTGLALYGASSALLVQAGLGLEPWNVLHQGLAELTGLTIGVVSIVVGALVLLLWIPLRQRPGLGTVSNVFVVGIAMDATLALVPEAHTMAVRIPLLVAGIVLNGVATGLYIAARFGPGPRDGLMTGLHRRTGRSVRLMRTAVEVAVLATGFALGGTVGVGTALYALSIGPLAQLFLRLFAVPSESGSTVVATGPSKRAILPG, from the coding sequence TTGCCCGCCGCACAGCACGAGCCGCCGCACGATCCGCAGCCGGACCCGCAACCGGACCCGCAGAACCGGCGGGACGGACACCGTCCGCAGCCCCGCCGTCTGGGCCGTCGGCTGATCCAGCTCTACACGGGCCTCGCCCTCTACGGCGCCAGCTCCGCCCTCCTCGTGCAGGCCGGCCTCGGTCTGGAACCGTGGAACGTGCTGCACCAGGGCCTGGCGGAGCTGACCGGCCTGACCATCGGCGTGGTCTCGATCGTCGTGGGCGCGCTGGTGCTCCTGTTGTGGATCCCGCTGCGCCAGCGCCCGGGCCTCGGCACCGTCTCGAACGTCTTCGTGGTCGGCATCGCGATGGACGCCACGCTGGCCCTGGTGCCCGAGGCGCACACCATGGCCGTGCGGATCCCCCTGCTCGTCGCGGGGATCGTGCTGAACGGCGTGGCGACCGGCCTCTACATCGCGGCGCGCTTCGGACCGGGCCCGCGCGACGGCCTGATGACGGGACTGCACCGCCGTACGGGACGCTCGGTCCGGCTGATGCGGACCGCCGTGGAGGTGGCGGTGCTGGCGACGGGCTTCGCCCTCGGCGGCACGGTCGGCGTGGGAACCGCTCTCTACGCCCTCTCCATCGGCCCGCTGGCCCAGCTCTTCCTGCGCCTGTTCGCCGTCCCCTCGGAATCCGGCAGCACGGTCGTCGCCACCGGGCCATCGAAGCGGGCCATACTGCCCGGGTGA
- a CDS encoding PLP-dependent aminotransferase family protein has protein sequence MAQWTSAVGAAQLARLLTSQQERPAGPGTRRPPAYRALADGIRLLVLEGRVPVAARLPAERELALALSVSRTTVAAAYEALRAEGFLESRRGAGSWTAVPAGNPLPARGLEPLPPETLGSMIDLGCAALPAPEPWLTRAVQGALEELPPYAHTHGDYPAGLPALRSMLADRYTARGIPTMPEQIMVTTGAMGAMDAICHLFAGRGERIAVESPSYANILQLMREAGARLVPVAMADGLAGWDMDRWRQVLRDAAPRLAYVVADFHNPTGALADEDRRRGLVDAARGAGTVLVADETMSELWLDDDVEMPRPVCAFDPAGSTVITVGSASKAFWAGMRIGWVRAAPDVIRSLVAARAYADLGTPVLEQLAVNWLMSTGGWAQAVGIRREQARGNRDALVAAVRRELPDWEFAEPRGGLTLWVRTGGLSGSRLAEMGERVGVRVPSGPRFGVDGAFEGYVRLPFTVGGAVAEEAAARLAAAARLVRDGAPGGSEGPRTFVA, from the coding sequence ATGGCGCAGTGGACTTCGGCGGTGGGGGCGGCTCAGCTCGCGCGGCTGCTCACCTCGCAACAGGAGCGCCCCGCCGGGCCGGGCACCCGCCGCCCGCCCGCCTACCGTGCGCTGGCCGACGGCATCCGGCTGCTGGTCCTGGAGGGCCGGGTGCCCGTGGCCGCCCGGCTGCCCGCCGAACGGGAGCTGGCACTGGCCCTCTCCGTCAGCCGTACGACCGTCGCGGCGGCCTACGAGGCGCTGCGCGCCGAGGGGTTCCTGGAGTCCCGGCGGGGAGCGGGCAGCTGGACGGCCGTACCGGCCGGGAATCCGCTGCCCGCGCGCGGACTGGAACCGCTGCCGCCCGAGACGCTCGGTTCCATGATCGACCTGGGCTGCGCGGCCCTGCCCGCCCCCGAGCCCTGGCTCACGAGGGCCGTGCAGGGCGCGCTGGAGGAGCTGCCGCCCTACGCCCACACGCACGGCGACTACCCGGCCGGCCTGCCCGCGCTGCGCTCGATGCTCGCCGACCGCTACACCGCGCGCGGCATTCCGACGATGCCCGAGCAGATCATGGTCACGACCGGGGCCATGGGCGCCATGGACGCGATCTGTCACCTCTTCGCGGGACGCGGGGAGCGGATCGCGGTGGAGTCGCCGTCGTACGCCAACATCCTGCAGCTGATGCGGGAGGCGGGGGCGCGGCTGGTGCCGGTCGCCATGGCCGACGGGCTCGCCGGGTGGGACATGGACCGGTGGCGGCAGGTCCTGCGGGACGCGGCGCCCCGGCTCGCCTATGTCGTCGCCGACTTCCACAACCCCACCGGGGCCCTCGCCGACGAGGACCGGCGCCGGGGGCTCGTCGACGCGGCCCGGGGCGCCGGGACGGTGCTCGTGGCCGACGAGACGATGAGCGAGTTGTGGCTCGACGACGATGTGGAGATGCCGCGCCCCGTGTGCGCGTTCGATCCGGCGGGATCCACCGTCATCACGGTGGGGTCGGCGAGCAAGGCGTTCTGGGCGGGCATGCGGATCGGGTGGGTGCGGGCGGCGCCGGATGTGATCCGGAGCCTCGTCGCGGCACGGGCGTACGCCGATCTGGGGACACCCGTGCTGGAACAGCTGGCCGTGAACTGGCTGATGAGTACCGGGGGTTGGGCGCAGGCCGTGGGGATCCGGCGGGAGCAGGCCCGGGGCAACCGGGACGCGCTGGTGGCGGCGGTGCGCCGGGAGCTGCCGGACTGGGAGTTCGCGGAGCCGAGGGGTGGGCTGACCCTGTGGGTCCGTACCGGGGGCCTGTCGGGGTCGCGGCTCGCGGAGATGGGCGAGCGGGTCGGGGTGCGGGTGCCCTCCGGGCCCCGGTTCGGGGTCGACGGGGCCTTCGAGGGGTATGTGCGCCTGCCGTTCACCGTGGGGGGAGCGGTCGCCGAGGAGGCGGCCGCGCGGTTGGCCGCGGCGGCGCGGCTGGTGCGCGACGGCGCGCCGGGCGGGAGCGAGGGGCCGCGGACGTTCGTGGCCTGA
- a CDS encoding ABC transporter ATP-binding protein has protein sequence MARVPLPRILSSGGAHLARSRELARTAADGATDVLHPLITITRGLRRLVAAGRLRWAQTPKDRRGSLLFLAASVVLVVTLVPYGPLLAVIALMAAAAWAGRAGAVAEPTGPDESQTQRLRSLYEALVPYFSSPEDPEPLYAHGGPWEDAFPAYAFDGTGRVNRLLVRYPAYFTDGEAESRARIEQLLHAKAGRGREYRFTWDEEGNELTVTVLPPLASDITAQRFVTAPGETVLGFTDAVHVQRTLPLTCAEERRDVPPVVWRTGARSTEPHLLAVGGPGSGTTTLLRCIALQALQHGDVVIVEGGGSGEYACLTGRDGVLAVESGLGGVLASLEWASQETERRLIAMNGARQAGHPPPDDVRRPLWLLLDRPSVLSHLAAADGRRDPQSLLQVPLRHGRAVNVTVVITEQFDHLDTLTDAVRGHTRARVVLGPASPEQMATVLGTAPPTTPAPDVPPGRGYARLGAAPTLRLQVPATPDPHDENTPEAHRQAILDLLPPHTTPADTLTKAAPVET, from the coding sequence GTGGCCCGGGTCCCCCTCCCCCGCATTCTGAGCAGCGGCGGCGCGCACCTCGCCAGAAGCCGGGAGCTGGCCCGGACGGCCGCCGACGGCGCCACCGACGTCCTCCACCCGTTGATCACGATCACGCGTGGACTGCGCCGGCTGGTCGCCGCCGGGCGGCTCAGATGGGCACAGACCCCGAAGGACCGCCGCGGGTCACTGCTCTTCCTGGCGGCCTCGGTCGTCCTGGTCGTGACCCTGGTGCCGTACGGCCCGCTGCTCGCCGTCATCGCCCTGATGGCGGCGGCAGCCTGGGCGGGCCGCGCCGGCGCCGTTGCGGAGCCGACGGGCCCCGACGAGTCGCAGACCCAGCGCCTGCGGTCCCTCTACGAGGCCCTGGTCCCCTACTTCTCGTCCCCCGAGGACCCCGAGCCCCTCTACGCGCACGGGGGCCCCTGGGAGGACGCCTTCCCCGCCTACGCGTTCGACGGAACCGGCCGCGTCAACCGGCTGCTGGTCCGCTATCCCGCCTACTTCACCGACGGCGAGGCGGAGTCCCGCGCGCGGATCGAACAGCTGCTGCACGCCAAGGCGGGCCGCGGCCGTGAGTACCGCTTCACCTGGGACGAGGAGGGCAACGAACTCACCGTCACCGTCCTCCCCCCGCTCGCCTCCGACATCACCGCCCAGCGCTTCGTCACGGCACCGGGCGAGACGGTCCTCGGCTTCACCGACGCCGTCCACGTCCAGCGCACCCTCCCCCTCACCTGCGCAGAGGAACGGCGCGACGTGCCGCCGGTCGTCTGGCGCACCGGCGCACGCTCCACCGAACCGCACCTGCTGGCCGTGGGCGGACCCGGCAGCGGCACGACGACCCTCCTGCGCTGCATCGCCCTCCAGGCCCTGCAGCACGGCGACGTCGTCATCGTCGAGGGCGGCGGCAGCGGCGAGTACGCCTGCCTCACGGGGCGCGACGGCGTCCTCGCCGTCGAGAGCGGGCTCGGTGGAGTCCTGGCGAGCCTGGAGTGGGCCTCCCAGGAGACCGAACGCCGGCTGATCGCCATGAACGGCGCCCGCCAGGCGGGGCATCCCCCGCCGGACGACGTCCGCCGCCCTCTCTGGCTTCTCCTCGACCGCCCGAGCGTGCTGAGCCACCTCGCTGCAGCCGACGGCCGCCGCGACCCGCAGTCCCTGCTCCAGGTCCCCCTGCGCCACGGCCGCGCGGTCAACGTCACCGTCGTGATCACCGAACAGTTCGACCATCTGGACACCCTCACGGACGCGGTACGCGGGCACACCCGCGCGCGCGTCGTCCTGGGTCCCGCCTCACCCGAGCAGATGGCGACGGTCCTGGGCACGGCACCCCCCACCACCCCCGCCCCGGACGTCCCTCCGGGCCGCGGCTACGCCCGCCTGGGCGCCGCCCCCACCCTCCGCCTCCAGGTCCCCGCCACCCCGGACCCCCACGACGAGAACACCCCCGAGGCCCACCGTCAGGCGATCCTCGACCTGCTCCCGCCGCACACGACCCCGGCGGACACCCTCACCAAGGCCGCGCCGGTGGAGACCTGA
- a CDS encoding ankyrin repeat domain-containing protein — protein MSEAPDPEVVELATRIFDLARRGETEALVAYVDAGIPADLTNDRGDSLVMLAAYHGHADAVRALLARGGEADRVNDRGQTPLAGAVFKGEESVVRVLLDSGADPAAGTPNAIDTARMFGKTELLELFAAH, from the coding sequence ATGAGCGAAGCCCCCGACCCGGAGGTCGTGGAGCTGGCGACGAGGATCTTCGATCTGGCCCGACGGGGCGAGACCGAGGCGCTCGTGGCGTACGTCGACGCGGGGATTCCGGCCGACCTCACCAACGACCGCGGCGACTCGCTCGTGATGCTCGCCGCGTACCACGGTCACGCCGACGCGGTGCGGGCCCTCCTCGCCCGTGGCGGGGAGGCCGACCGCGTCAACGACCGGGGGCAGACCCCCCTCGCCGGGGCGGTTTTCAAGGGTGAGGAGAGCGTCGTCCGGGTCCTTCTGGACAGCGGGGCCGACCCGGCCGCGGGCACTCCGAACGCGATCGATACCGCACGGATGTTCGGTAAGACAGAACTGCTCGAACTGTTCGCAGCACACTGA
- a CDS encoding HEAT repeat domain-containing protein yields the protein MFEPVIAPSGTLLGLLQRGRGDGTLHALTAPRAEALAALNHCVLRDPRHDWQVENRSLYYARLYLDLSGELDEIERHLFDAEDVLDTDESRTGLALAVLGHLASYGRRDALELLRRYAAVGTSWAWALDELALRDDDEGLRALAEPVLARFTTDPEGEAELAAAVRDAFEPRPWRLWADDPREAVATRVRAAQETGCFDRWQRQMRPSGPRPGWSVRAVFEWAQQGIERGAVLHVPAARCLTAVAGPEDRPEILLAARTGDDGARCTALRYLADGNDPDALDLIEGAVTDGTTTVVEAAVAAFERMRSLAAVDRARGWVHRPDPLGAAAGRLLACLGGAKDSDLVLSALREAVRGEGPDAPTLWTLVDGTGRLGIACAAPVLRHIYRETASSHLRGRAARALAATDPSFPAGFAVECLWDCEETTREIAARHAETGDTRVVDQLRRLAADPAEEDDVQSAVRSRIGPDMPAM from the coding sequence ATGTTCGAACCGGTCATAGCGCCCAGCGGTACGCTGCTCGGCCTGCTGCAGCGGGGCCGCGGCGACGGCACCCTGCACGCGCTCACCGCCCCGCGGGCCGAGGCGCTCGCGGCACTGAACCACTGTGTGCTGCGCGACCCCCGCCACGACTGGCAGGTGGAGAACCGCTCCCTGTACTACGCCCGTCTCTACCTCGACCTCAGCGGCGAGCTGGACGAGATCGAGCGGCACCTCTTCGACGCCGAGGACGTGCTGGACACCGACGAGTCACGCACCGGGCTGGCCCTCGCGGTCCTCGGGCACCTCGCCTCGTACGGCAGGCGGGACGCGCTCGAACTGCTGCGCAGGTACGCCGCCGTCGGCACCAGCTGGGCCTGGGCCCTCGACGAGCTGGCCCTCAGGGACGACGACGAAGGGCTGCGCGCCCTCGCCGAACCCGTGCTGGCCCGCTTCACCACCGACCCGGAGGGCGAGGCCGAGCTGGCCGCCGCCGTCCGCGACGCCTTCGAACCGCGGCCCTGGCGGCTGTGGGCCGACGATCCCCGGGAGGCGGTCGCCACCCGCGTGCGAGCCGCACAGGAGACCGGCTGCTTCGACCGCTGGCAGCGGCAGATGCGGCCGAGCGGGCCCCGGCCTGGGTGGAGCGTCAGGGCCGTGTTCGAGTGGGCCCAGCAGGGCATCGAACGCGGAGCCGTCCTCCATGTGCCGGCCGCCCGGTGTCTGACGGCCGTCGCCGGCCCCGAGGACCGGCCCGAGATCCTCCTCGCGGCCCGGACCGGGGACGACGGCGCCCGCTGCACAGCCTTGCGCTACCTCGCCGACGGCAACGATCCGGACGCCCTCGACCTGATCGAGGGCGCCGTGACCGACGGGACGACGACGGTCGTGGAGGCCGCCGTCGCTGCCTTCGAACGGATGCGCAGCCTGGCCGCCGTCGACCGGGCGCGTGGCTGGGTGCACCGGCCCGACCCGCTGGGCGCCGCCGCCGGACGACTGCTCGCCTGTCTCGGCGGAGCCAAGGACAGCGATCTGGTGCTGAGCGCGCTGCGGGAGGCCGTACGGGGCGAAGGGCCCGACGCGCCGACCCTGTGGACGCTCGTCGACGGCACCGGCCGCCTCGGCATCGCCTGCGCCGCGCCCGTCCTGCGCCATATCTACCGCGAGACCGCCTCCTCCCATCTCCGCGGCCGCGCCGCCCGCGCGCTCGCCGCCACCGATCCCTCCTTCCCGGCCGGCTTCGCCGTCGAGTGCCTCTGGGACTGCGAGGAGACCACCCGCGAGATCGCCGCCCGGCACGCCGAGACCGGTGACACGCGCGTCGTCGACCAGCTCCGCCGGCTCGCCGCCGACCCGGCCGAGGAGGACGACGTCCAGAGCGCCGTACGCAGTCGGATCGGCCCCGACATGCCCGCGATGTGA
- a CDS encoding glycosyltransferase family 4 protein: MRVVIVTESFPPDVNGVAHCALQTARHLVARGHAPLVVAPATAQGTGAGADLQAPCPVVRVPSLPLPGYPQVRVALPSRRVAAAIVEHRADIVHLASPFVLGVRGMAAAARLGVPAVAIYQTDLAGYARTYVHAGEAAAWRRIRSVHAAADRTLAPSSAALRDLETHGVPRVSLWPRGVDTVRFRLQLRDEALRRRLAPGGETIVGYVGRLAPEKQIELLAGVCALDGVKVVIVGDGPSEPGLREALPGAVFLGRRTGDELARIFASFDVFAHTGPFETFCQTVQEAMASGVPVVAPAAGGPLDLVAHGRTGLLVPPRDAAAVRDAVRSLADDAELRAVYGAAGRAMVEGRTWAAVGDQLLGHYADVLSTRTAVAA; the protein is encoded by the coding sequence ATGCGTGTCGTCATAGTGACCGAGTCCTTTCCCCCCGATGTGAACGGCGTGGCCCACTGCGCCCTGCAGACCGCCCGGCACCTCGTCGCGCGGGGGCACGCCCCGCTCGTCGTGGCCCCGGCCACCGCCCAGGGAACCGGGGCCGGAGCCGACCTCCAGGCACCGTGCCCCGTCGTCCGTGTCCCCTCCCTCCCGCTGCCGGGCTATCCCCAGGTCCGCGTCGCCCTGCCCAGCCGCCGGGTCGCCGCGGCGATCGTCGAACACCGGGCCGACATCGTCCACCTGGCCAGCCCTTTCGTCCTCGGTGTCCGGGGCATGGCGGCCGCCGCCCGCCTCGGTGTCCCCGCCGTCGCGATCTACCAGACCGATCTCGCCGGATACGCCCGCACCTACGTCCACGCCGGTGAGGCGGCGGCCTGGCGGCGCATCCGCTCCGTGCACGCCGCCGCCGACCGCACCCTCGCCCCGTCCAGCGCGGCCCTGCGCGACCTGGAGACACACGGTGTGCCCCGGGTCAGCCTGTGGCCGCGCGGGGTGGACACCGTCCGGTTCCGCCTCCAGCTGCGCGACGAGGCGCTGCGCCGCCGACTGGCACCGGGCGGCGAGACGATCGTCGGCTACGTCGGCCGCCTCGCCCCCGAGAAGCAGATCGAACTGCTCGCCGGGGTGTGCGCTCTGGACGGTGTGAAGGTCGTGATCGTGGGCGACGGGCCCAGCGAGCCGGGTCTGCGCGAGGCCCTGCCCGGGGCCGTGTTCCTCGGCCGCCGCACCGGCGACGAACTCGCCCGGATCTTCGCCTCCTTCGACGTCTTCGCCCACACCGGCCCCTTCGAGACCTTCTGTCAGACCGTGCAGGAGGCCATGGCCAGCGGAGTCCCCGTGGTGGCGCCGGCCGCCGGAGGGCCGCTGGACCTCGTCGCCCACGGGCGCACGGGGCTCCTGGTCCCGCCCCGCGACGCGGCCGCCGTACGCGACGCCGTGCGGTCCCTGGCCGACGACGCGGAGCTGCGGGCCGTGTACGGGGCCGCGGGGCGGGCCATGGTCGAGGGGCGCACCTGGGCGGCCGTCGGTGACCAGCTCCTCGGGCACTACGCCGACGTGCTGTCGACGCGGACGGCGGTGGCCGCGTGA
- a CDS encoding glycosyltransferase, translating into MSGDAGRKLRIVRLANFVAPSSGGLRTALRELGTGYEAAGHEAVLVVPGERYTDSATEQGRVITLPGPLLPGTGGYRVLMDRRRVAGLLESLGPDRLEVSDRTTLRWTGAWARRARVRAVMVSHETADGVLRTWGLSEGMARRACDALNVRTAHTYTRVVCTTEFAEREFVRIGARNVVRAPLGVDLVGRHPALRDAALRGRYAREGEILLVMCSRLSVEKRPGTALAALEVLIRRGRRAVLVVAGDGPLRGRLEQRAKGLPVTFLGHVGDRDVLGALQASADVALAPGPAETFGLAALEAMACGTPVVASSSSALPEVIGSAGATAADDGESFADAVELLLDRSETDRRDAARARAACFGWQTAVDAFLAAHEATVGRPVREGVG; encoded by the coding sequence GTGAGCGGGGACGCCGGACGGAAGCTGCGGATCGTACGGCTCGCCAACTTCGTCGCGCCCTCCTCGGGCGGTCTGCGCACCGCGCTGCGGGAACTCGGCACGGGATACGAGGCCGCCGGGCACGAGGCCGTGCTCGTCGTGCCCGGCGAGCGGTACACCGACAGCGCGACCGAGCAGGGCCGGGTGATCACCCTGCCCGGACCGCTGCTGCCGGGGACCGGTGGCTACCGCGTCCTCATGGACAGGCGGCGGGTGGCCGGCCTGCTGGAGTCGCTGGGGCCCGACCGGCTGGAGGTCTCCGACCGGACCACGCTGCGCTGGACCGGGGCGTGGGCCCGGCGGGCCAGGGTGCGCGCCGTGATGGTCTCGCACGAGACCGCCGACGGCGTGCTGCGCACCTGGGGCCTCTCCGAGGGGATGGCCCGGCGGGCCTGCGACGCCCTCAACGTCCGCACGGCCCACACCTACACGCGGGTGGTGTGCACCACCGAGTTCGCCGAACGGGAGTTCGTGCGGATCGGTGCCCGGAACGTCGTCCGGGCACCGCTGGGCGTCGATCTCGTGGGACGGCACCCGGCCCTCCGGGACGCGGCGCTGCGTGGGCGGTACGCGCGCGAGGGCGAGATCCTGCTCGTGATGTGCTCCCGGCTGTCCGTCGAGAAGCGGCCCGGTACGGCCCTCGCGGCCCTGGAGGTGCTGATCCGGCGCGGACGGCGGGCCGTGCTGGTCGTCGCCGGTGACGGGCCGCTGCGCGGCAGGCTCGAACAGCGGGCGAAGGGGCTCCCGGTGACCTTCCTCGGGCACGTCGGTGACCGCGACGTGCTGGGCGCCCTGCAGGCCTCCGCCGATGTGGCCCTGGCTCCCGGCCCCGCCGAGACGTTCGGGCTGGCCGCACTGGAGGCCATGGCCTGCGGCACGCCCGTGGTGGCCAGCTCGTCGTCCGCGCTGCCCGAGGTGATCGGCTCGGCCGGGGCGACGGCGGCGGACGACGGGGAGTCCTTCGCGGACGCCGTCGAGCTGCTGCTCGACCGGTCCGAGACCGACCGCAGGGACGCGGCACGCGCGCGTGCGGCGTGCTTCGGCTGGCAGACCGCGGTGGACGCGTTCCTCGCCGCGCACGAGGCCACCGTCGGGCGCCCGGTACGGGAGGGCGTCGGATGA
- a CDS encoding SGNH/GDSL hydrolase family protein, protein MRAARFVALGDSLTEGVGDPVGGRRRGWAALLADGLGPGTRFVNLAVSGARTRDVLDGQLAAALALRPDIASVVVGVNDTLRRTFDIHAVAARLDEIYGAFRERDVVLLTACLPDPGTMLGLPGALARPLARRQRAVNTVVHALSERHGAVHLHASEGAWLTDRALWSVDRLHPGERGHRQFALRFHALLTGAGIATGPAPAAEPGSPAPTRGAGLWWLATAGTAWVARRCTDLLPQLLTLAAAEVRHTARGTSARLDLSASHAVAAALAALTVADQSPEVA, encoded by the coding sequence ATGAGAGCCGCACGGTTCGTGGCCCTCGGCGACTCCCTCACCGAGGGCGTGGGCGATCCGGTCGGGGGGCGTCGGCGGGGCTGGGCCGCGCTGCTCGCCGACGGGCTCGGCCCCGGCACACGGTTCGTCAACCTGGCCGTCAGCGGCGCCCGGACCCGCGACGTGCTCGACGGGCAACTGGCCGCCGCGCTCGCCCTCCGCCCGGACATCGCCTCCGTCGTCGTCGGCGTCAACGACACCCTGCGCCGCACCTTCGACATCCACGCCGTCGCCGCCCGCCTCGACGAGATCTACGGGGCCTTCCGGGAGCGGGACGTGGTGCTGCTCACCGCGTGCCTGCCCGACCCCGGGACGATGCTCGGCCTGCCCGGGGCGCTCGCCCGGCCCCTCGCCCGACGGCAGCGGGCCGTCAACACCGTCGTCCACGCCCTGTCCGAGCGGCACGGGGCGGTGCATCTGCACGCCTCGGAGGGTGCCTGGCTGACGGACCGTGCGCTGTGGAGCGTGGACCGGCTGCACCCCGGTGAGCGGGGGCACCGGCAGTTCGCCCTCCGCTTCCACGCGCTGCTCACGGGGGCGGGGATCGCCACAGGGCCGGCTCCCGCCGCCGAGCCCGGGTCCCCGGCGCCCACGCGCGGCGCCGGCCTGTGGTGGTTGGCCACCGCGGGCACGGCCTGGGTGGCCCGGCGCTGCACCGACCTCCTGCCGCAGCTCCTCACCCTCGCCGCGGCCGAGGTACGCCACACGGCCCGCGGCACCAGCGCCCGGCTGGACCTGTCCGCCTCCCACGCGGTGGCGGCGGCCCTCGCCGCGCTGACCGTGGCCGACCAGAGCCCGGAGGTGGCGTGA
- a CDS encoding biotin-dependent carboxyltransferase family protein, giving the protein MTDHALVVVRAGALTTVQDRGRPGLAHLGVPRSGALDAPAAELAGRLVGDPPGAAVLETTLNGCSVRPRSTVTMAVCGAPCAVTLDGRPAPWGAPLRVPGGALLDIGAARSGVRSYLAVSGGVTVEPVLGSRSTDLLSGLGPPPLTDGTVLPLGRPGHPHARVDVVPHPAPPSELVLRVTLGPRDDWFTDTALRTLTRRPYAVSSASNRIGLRTEGPALERLRAGELPSEGMVLGAVQVPPDGRPVVFLADHPTTGGYPVIAVVDPADLPAAAQATPGTPVRFVAVGHRR; this is encoded by the coding sequence GTGACGGACCACGCCCTCGTGGTGGTCCGGGCGGGTGCCCTGACCACCGTCCAGGACCGGGGCCGCCCCGGCCTGGCCCACCTCGGCGTACCCCGGTCGGGAGCGCTCGACGCGCCCGCGGCCGAGCTGGCCGGACGTCTGGTGGGCGATCCCCCCGGGGCCGCCGTCCTGGAGACCACACTCAACGGATGCTCCGTGCGCCCCCGCTCCACGGTCACCATGGCCGTCTGCGGGGCCCCCTGCGCCGTCACCCTGGACGGCCGCCCGGCCCCGTGGGGAGCGCCGCTACGGGTCCCGGGCGGGGCGCTCCTCGACATCGGGGCCGCCCGTTCCGGCGTGCGCAGCTACCTCGCCGTCTCCGGCGGCGTGACCGTGGAGCCGGTCCTCGGCAGCCGCTCCACGGACCTGCTGTCGGGCCTCGGCCCGCCGCCGCTGACGGACGGCACGGTGCTCCCGCTCGGCCGTCCGGGCCACCCCCACGCGCGCGTGGACGTCGTCCCGCATCCGGCGCCGCCCTCCGAACTCGTCCTGCGCGTGACCCTCGGCCCGCGCGACGACTGGTTCACGGACACTGCCCTGCGCACCCTCACCCGGCGCCCCTACGCCGTCTCGTCGGCGAGCAACCGCATCGGGCTGCGCACGGAGGGGCCCGCCCTGGAGCGCCTGCGCGCGGGTGAACTGCCCAGTGAGGGGATGGTGCTGGGGGCGGTCCAGGTGCCGCCGGACGGCCGCCCGGTGGTCTTCCTGGCCGACCACCCGACCACCGGGGGCTACCCGGTGATCGCGGTCGTCGACCCGGCGGACCTGCCCGCCGCGGCCCAGGCCACGCCGGGCACGCCGGTGCGGTTCGTCGCGGTGGGGCACCGCCGCTGA